The genome window GCAATACCGGCGCAGTTCTGGTCATGACGGTGACGGCCCTGTCCGGCGCCTATCTTGCACGGGAAGGGGTGACTTACTGGCTGCCGCTGATCGGGGAGTTCCCGGAAAAGGCACTGTCGACGCTGGCTTTGTCGATGATGTTTGTTGGCACTATGGCCTCCGCGCCGCCGGCGGCACTTCTGATGGCACGGATCGGCCGCCGCGCGGGCTTCACCATCGGCCAGATGATCGGTGTCGGCGGGGCTGCGCTTTCCGTCCTGGCGCTGGTGGAACAGCATTTCTGGATGTTCTGCGCCGGCGGATTCCTGATCGGCGTTCACGCGGCGTTCTGGCAGCAATACCGATTTGCGGTCGCAGATACGGCCTCGGAGGAATTCCGGCCGAAGGCGGTCTCCTATGTCATGATCGGCCCGCTCGCTGCAGGGATTTTCGGCCCGGAAATCGCTCTCTATTCCAAGGACCTTCTGGCGCCGGTCCAGTTTGCCGGTGCTTATGGTGCGATTGCGGTCCTGTCGCTGTGTGCCATGACGTTGCTGCAGTTCATTCGGATCCCGACACCGCCGCGGCGGAAAAAGGGCGACAGTAGCGGCCGACCGTTCAAGGAACTGGTACGACAGCCGAAATTTGTCATCGCGGTGCTTGCCGGCATGGTGGGGTATTCCACGATGTCTTTCCTGATGACGGCCACGCCGCTGGCGATGATCGATTGCGGCCATGTCTTCGACGATGCGAAATTCGTTATCCAGGGACATGTCATCGCAATGTTCGCCCCCAGCTTCTTCACCGGCAGTCTGATCGGCCGTTTCGGTGCGCCGCGCATTATCCTGACCGGTGCGCTGTTGTACCTGTGCTCGGTCGCGATCAACCTGACCGGCGTTGAGGTCGCCCAGTTCTTTGCCTCTCTGGTTCTGGTCGGCGTGGGTTGGAACTTCATGTTTGTCGGTGGCACGACCATGCTGACGGAATTCGCCGGCGCGGAGGAGAAGGCCAAGGTGCAGGGCGTGAACGACTTCCTGGTCTTCGGGTCGGTGACGATCGCCAGTTTCCTGTCCGGCGCGCTGCAGCAGGCCTATGGCTGGGAGGTTGTCACGCTGACCATCGCCGGTCCGGTCATCCTTGCCGGTGCCTGCGTTCTGTTCCTTC of Alphaproteobacteria bacterium contains these proteins:
- a CDS encoding MFS transporter; the encoded protein is MGIETGTGAGILKDPSKRNTLLLCAALALSNTGAVLVMTVTALSGAYLAREGVTYWLPLIGEFPEKALSTLALSMMFVGTMASAPPAALLMARIGRRAGFTIGQMIGVGGAALSVLALVEQHFWMFCAGGFLIGVHAAFWQQYRFAVADTASEEFRPKAVSYVMIGPLAAGIFGPEIALYSKDLLAPVQFAGAYGAIAVLSLCAMTLLQFIRIPTPPRRKKGDSSGRPFKELVRQPKFVIAVLAGMVGYSTMSFLMTATPLAMIDCGHVFDDAKFVIQGHVIAMFAPSFFTGSLIGRFGAPRIILTGALLYLCSVAINLTGVEVAQFFASLVLVGVGWNFMFVGGTTMLTEFAGAEEKAKVQGVNDFLVFGSVTIASFLSGALQQAYGWEVVTLTIAGPVILAGACVLFLQGRVNRHAVAAE